A stretch of the Chloroflexota bacterium genome encodes the following:
- a CDS encoding ClbS/DfsB family four-helix bundle protein, which yields MKATKDRIIRELTETRQHILDLVATLAPEKRDVIFLGTWSVQDLLAHLAGWDFTNADSVKEIRRGKMPSCLTHWNPNWAAYNAKLVQKYKHANWGEMLDLIQLSHHDLIKFLAKISATDFEKDFAVRSPRGRTITIANFLQTEIDDERKHGQQIRHWVESNVRTEQTP from the coding sequence ATGAAAGCGACCAAAGATCGGATCATCCGTGAGTTGACTGAAACACGTCAGCATATTCTCGATCTGGTAGCAACACTTGCGCCGGAAAAACGGGATGTGATCTTCCTCGGCACGTGGTCGGTCCAGGATTTGCTCGCGCATCTTGCCGGTTGGGATTTCACGAACGCGGATTCGGTGAAGGAAATCCGTCGCGGCAAAATGCCGAGTTGCCTCACGCATTGGAATCCAAATTGGGCGGCATACAACGCCAAGCTGGTTCAGAAATACAAACACGCCAACTGGGGTGAGATGCTGGACTTGATTCAGTTATCGCATCATGACCTCATCAAGTTTCTCGCAAAAATCTCCGCGACAGATTTCGAGAAAGATTTCGCCGTGCGTTCGCCGCGCGGCAGGACCATCACAATTGCTAACTTTCTTCAAACCGAAATAGACGACGAACGTAAACATGGTCAACAGATTCGGCATTGGGTCGAATCCAATGTCCGAACGGAGCAAACGCCATGA